From a region of the Streptacidiphilus albus JL83 genome:
- a CDS encoding PrsW family intramembrane metalloprotease, which translates to MSSSEPQPSPSLDDITVVAAADPAADLPTHPGPPPEDAGQPAALPVPSAEEGSSGLDLSGRFRYKPRGNLFESKLLRLIALTLLLVLCGVGILAKVQRQTGTSEMLIGMALAVLPVPLLLGAFYWLDRVEPKPLRNLLFCFAWGSCAATLVAFVANTWATDLLISHQIGGDGQTLGATLVAPLVEESVKGSAILLLFLFRRKDFSGIVDGVVYAGFTATGFAFTENILYLGRSVLEGRTEGEGIAFTIETFITREVMSPFAHPLFTSMTGVGFGIAAMTSKRWLRILAPICGWIVAMFMHGSWNGSSALGGLGFLGVYFLFMVPVFGLMVWLVVWSRRNELRAVGRQLPVYAGAGWISPPVPLVLSSMRTRRQAVDLARFNQGQVGAKQMRDYLGFATSLAFLRQRAERGLVGAEFPEREQELLHHLWERKEAVTGAIAQVGALEWQRLHPPLRPFHGYARPPGAGFPPPQYPGPGYRGPQYPGQYPGAYPGAHPAPGRGPYPVGYPGAYPPAGYQQPPAYLPAQPQPGTGYQAPPQPYPQQPFPQQPAPQPHHPYQPQPHHPTHHHPAPPQSAAPTAPAPDPGPPAPPPHHHH; encoded by the coding sequence GTGAGCAGCTCCGAGCCCCAGCCGTCCCCGTCGCTCGACGACATAACCGTGGTGGCAGCAGCGGACCCGGCCGCGGACCTGCCGACCCACCCCGGCCCTCCACCGGAGGACGCCGGGCAACCGGCCGCCCTTCCGGTGCCCTCGGCCGAGGAGGGCAGCTCGGGCCTCGACCTGTCCGGGCGGTTCCGCTACAAGCCGCGCGGCAACCTGTTCGAGAGCAAGCTGCTGCGGCTGATCGCGCTGACGCTGCTGCTGGTCCTCTGCGGCGTCGGGATCCTGGCCAAGGTGCAGCGCCAGACCGGCACCTCCGAGATGCTGATCGGCATGGCGCTGGCGGTGCTGCCGGTGCCGCTGCTGCTCGGGGCGTTCTACTGGCTGGACCGGGTGGAGCCCAAGCCCCTGCGCAACCTGCTGTTCTGCTTCGCCTGGGGTTCGTGCGCCGCGACGCTGGTGGCCTTCGTCGCCAACACCTGGGCCACCGACCTGCTGATCAGCCATCAGATCGGCGGTGACGGGCAGACCCTGGGCGCCACCCTGGTCGCGCCGCTGGTCGAGGAGAGCGTCAAGGGATCCGCGATCCTGCTGCTGTTCCTGTTCCGCCGCAAGGACTTCAGCGGCATCGTCGACGGCGTGGTCTACGCGGGGTTCACCGCCACCGGCTTCGCCTTCACCGAGAACATCCTCTACCTGGGCCGCTCGGTGCTGGAGGGCCGTACCGAGGGCGAAGGCATCGCCTTCACCATCGAGACCTTCATCACCCGCGAGGTGATGTCGCCGTTCGCGCATCCGCTGTTCACCTCGATGACCGGGGTGGGCTTCGGCATCGCCGCGATGACCAGCAAGCGCTGGCTGAGGATCCTGGCGCCGATCTGCGGCTGGATCGTGGCGATGTTCATGCACGGCTCCTGGAACGGCTCCTCCGCGCTCGGCGGTCTCGGCTTCCTCGGCGTGTACTTCCTGTTCATGGTCCCGGTCTTCGGGCTGATGGTCTGGCTGGTGGTCTGGTCGCGGCGGAACGAGCTGCGGGCGGTGGGACGGCAGCTCCCGGTCTACGCCGGGGCCGGCTGGATCAGTCCGCCGGTGCCGCTGGTGCTCTCGTCGATGCGCACCCGCCGGCAGGCGGTCGACCTGGCCCGCTTCAACCAGGGCCAGGTCGGGGCCAAGCAGATGCGGGACTACCTGGGCTTCGCCACCTCGCTGGCGTTCCTGCGGCAGCGTGCCGAGCGCGGACTGGTCGGCGCCGAGTTCCCGGAGCGGGAGCAGGAGCTGCTGCACCACCTGTGGGAGCGCAAGGAGGCGGTGACCGGCGCGATCGCCCAGGTCGGCGCCCTGGAGTGGCAGCGGCTGCACCCGCCGCTGCGCCCGTTCCACGGCTACGCCCGGCCCCCGGGGGCCGGGTTCCCGCCCCCGCAGTACCCGGGTCCGGGATACCGCGGCCCGCAGTACCCGGGTCAGTACCCCGGCGCGTACCCGGGCGCCCACCCCGCGCCGGGCCGCGGCCCCTACCCGGTCGGGTACCCGGGGGCCTATCCGCCGGCCGGCTACCAGCAGCCGCCGGCGTACCTGCCCGCGCAGCCGCAGCCCGGCACCGGCTACCAGGCGCCGCCGCAGCCGTACCCGCAGCAGCCCTTCCCGCAGCAGCCGGCCCCGCAGCCGCACCACCCGTACCAGCCGCAGCCGCACCATCCGACCCATCACCACCCCGCGCCGCCGCAGTCGGCGGCGCCCACGGCCCCCGCGCCCGATCCGGGGCCGCCGGCCCCGCCGCCGCACCACCACCACTGA
- the trmB gene encoding tRNA (guanosine(46)-N7)-methyltransferase TrmB translates to MSDAQRSALARLWKVYGIRVDGKGLLDLPTLFGSAGQPSELPVVLEIGFGMGDASAAMAAADPATGLLAVDVHTPGHGNLLRRIESDGLANVRLAEGDAVVLLRDQLAPASLAGLRIYFPDPWPKARHQKRRLVQPEFVALAASRLRPGATVHLATDWEPYAEQMLEVLSASAELENLHPDGAGWAPRPDWRPVTKFERQGIAKGHVVHDLLFRRR, encoded by the coding sequence ATGAGCGACGCCCAGCGCTCGGCCCTGGCCCGGCTGTGGAAGGTCTACGGCATACGCGTGGACGGCAAGGGCCTGCTCGACCTGCCCACCCTGTTCGGCTCCGCCGGGCAGCCGTCCGAGCTGCCGGTGGTGCTGGAGATCGGCTTCGGCATGGGCGACGCCAGCGCCGCCATGGCCGCCGCCGACCCGGCCACCGGCCTGCTGGCGGTGGACGTGCACACCCCCGGGCACGGCAACCTGCTGCGCCGGATCGAGTCCGACGGCCTGGCCAACGTCCGGCTCGCCGAGGGGGACGCGGTGGTGCTGCTGCGCGACCAGCTCGCGCCCGCGTCGCTGGCCGGGCTGCGGATCTACTTCCCCGACCCGTGGCCCAAGGCCAGGCACCAGAAGCGGCGGCTGGTCCAGCCCGAGTTCGTCGCGCTCGCGGCCTCGCGGCTGCGCCCCGGCGCGACCGTGCACCTGGCGACCGACTGGGAGCCCTACGCCGAGCAGATGCTCGAAGTCCTCAGCGCCTCGGCCGAGCTGGAGAACCTCCACCCGGACGGCGCCGGCTGGGCCCCGCGCCCCGACTGGCGCCCGGTGACCAAGTTCGAACGGCAGGGCATCGCCAAGGGCCACGTCGTCCACGATCTGCTCTTCCGCCGCCGCTGA
- the lhgO gene encoding L-2-hydroxyglutarate oxidase encodes MGYDCDVVVIGGGIVGLSTAYALNRAAPGTSVIVLEKETRIAAHQTGRNSGVIHSGLYYRPGSLKARYAVEGARETVEFCREQGVPHRVTGKLVVATDSTELPRLHALAQRGREHGLPIRELGPAGIVEFEPHAAGIAALHVGSTGICDYPAMAAALAELSGAQLRTGGAVTAVVRRSDGVTVTTPLAEVRARVVVNCAGLQSDRIARLAGDEPGVRIVPFRGEYFTLAPRARDLVRGLVYPVPDPAFPFLGVHLTRDLHGGVHVGPNAVPALAREGYRWADLSPRDLAGTLAWPGAWRLGARHWRAEAAELHRSLSLRVFAREVRRLLPECTAADLVPAPAGVRAQAVARDGSLLDDFVFARAPRTVHVLNAPSPAATASLPIGREVARRALAALAE; translated from the coding sequence GTGGGGTACGACTGCGACGTGGTGGTGATCGGCGGCGGGATCGTGGGCCTGTCCACGGCCTACGCCCTCAATCGGGCCGCGCCCGGGACCTCGGTGATCGTGCTGGAGAAGGAGACCCGGATCGCCGCGCACCAGACCGGGCGCAACAGCGGGGTGATCCACAGCGGCCTCTACTACCGCCCGGGTTCGCTGAAGGCCAGGTACGCGGTCGAGGGCGCCCGGGAGACGGTCGAGTTCTGCCGCGAGCAGGGCGTCCCGCACCGGGTCACCGGCAAACTGGTGGTCGCCACCGACAGCACCGAACTGCCCCGGCTGCACGCCCTGGCCCAGCGCGGGCGCGAGCACGGGCTGCCGATACGCGAGCTGGGACCGGCCGGGATAGTCGAGTTCGAACCGCACGCCGCGGGCATCGCCGCGCTGCACGTCGGCTCCACCGGCATCTGCGACTACCCGGCGATGGCGGCTGCGCTCGCCGAGCTGTCCGGTGCGCAGCTGCGCACCGGGGGCGCGGTCACCGCGGTCGTGCGCCGGAGCGACGGCGTCACCGTCACCACCCCGCTGGCCGAGGTCCGGGCCCGGGTGGTGGTCAACTGCGCCGGGCTGCAGAGCGACCGGATCGCCCGGCTGGCCGGGGACGAGCCCGGGGTCCGGATCGTGCCGTTCCGCGGCGAGTACTTCACCCTCGCCCCGCGCGCCCGCGACCTGGTCCGGGGGCTGGTCTACCCGGTGCCCGACCCGGCCTTCCCCTTCCTCGGCGTGCACCTCACCCGGGACCTCCACGGCGGGGTCCACGTCGGCCCCAACGCGGTGCCCGCGCTGGCCCGCGAGGGCTACCGCTGGGCCGACCTCAGCCCGCGCGACCTCGCCGGGACCCTGGCCTGGCCCGGCGCCTGGCGGCTCGGCGCCCGGCACTGGCGGGCCGAGGCGGCGGAGCTGCACCGCTCGCTCTCGCTCCGCGTGTTCGCCCGCGAGGTGCGCCGGCTGCTGCCCGAGTGCACCGCGGCCGACCTGGTCCCGGCCCCGGCCGGGGTCCGCGCCCAGGCCGTCGCCCGCGACGGCTCGCTGCTCGACGACTTCGTCTTCGCCCGTGCGCCGCGCACCGTCCACGTGCTGAACGCCCCCTCCCCGGCCGCGACCGCCTCGCTCCCGATCGGCCGCGAGGTCGCCCGCAGGGCGCTGGCCGCGCTGGCCGAGTGA
- a CDS encoding asparagine synthase-related protein has translation MRWLVGWNGASAADEPGLRELRPLGGRLLWPGPDPLWAVGDWRPEEIHTVAVFRQHHHASDRVHRGFPNLPDDPEDPSAADGAVARLAVLGRCGASDRELRTALLAASGGALRHLTSWPGSYTVVLQQGSRTTVLGDLAGVRPVFHTAWCGGTAYATAALPLADLVGAPVDPLHLAARLALPDAADSLGDGSPFLGVRRVQPAYALSIFAGGPQTAAYEPGAGAPGSVAVTEAAATGEVTRSLLGAVRCRVRGEPDAPPVPDHRVSTDLSGGSASSVLTLLAATVPTVPARPAVGPGGAGPGYPARYPYLEQEQEQEEEQAGAPRRPTTEERWGDPTSYRSVHHGPPGPGGEPRTTGAVRGSWARPGGPPAAPADRLLLVVTYTDTHEATEEPPAPSRTAELVRAQALASGHPRLRHLVVPGGPEALPYADLLDGPLAGPLTDEPGSALVAALRQRHRFADAGTDHLSGHGGRQVLDGNPARLADLLLERNRMPLMRPVAALARADSLGHPVHGTLGTPVAVLRAARRLARTSYAEGLEDAAVALMARRASEPDSAGGASVDALAWCTPGPAARWLSDDALAAVAVRLRLAARRAAPDERPGARRARQAMHRHAAEFRVLTQIVEEAHGQRLHAPFLDNQVVRACRLVPDSVRVQPGARHAILRSVLTGVGIDRVPDGWGNGVPPDPYAAVETVRAGLRRSAGALDRIFAAPLLAELGLLQPDVFRAALHRACGGGAVPLDGLADIVATELWLRRLHARQGSCWTGMPLRERLALVARPAPGHTAPGQAVPAEGADHGSQTSHSPLGHTVYGAGSAPAAHTPHPRAPYPGGPPGPTGPSGPKSPPAADPIGVP, from the coding sequence ATGCGGTGGTTGGTGGGATGGAACGGCGCGTCCGCCGCCGACGAGCCCGGGCTGCGCGAGTTGCGCCCCCTCGGCGGCCGGCTGCTCTGGCCCGGACCCGACCCGCTCTGGGCGGTCGGCGACTGGCGGCCCGAGGAGATCCACACCGTCGCCGTCTTCCGCCAGCACCACCACGCCAGCGACCGGGTGCACCGGGGCTTCCCGAACCTGCCGGACGATCCCGAGGACCCCTCCGCGGCCGACGGCGCCGTCGCCCGGCTCGCCGTCCTCGGCCGCTGCGGCGCCAGCGACCGCGAGCTGCGCACCGCGCTGCTCGCCGCCAGCGGCGGGGCGCTGCGCCACCTCACCAGCTGGCCCGGCAGCTACACGGTGGTGCTGCAGCAGGGCAGCCGCACCACCGTCCTCGGCGACCTGGCCGGGGTCCGGCCGGTCTTCCACACCGCCTGGTGCGGCGGCACCGCCTACGCCACCGCCGCCCTGCCGCTCGCCGACCTGGTCGGCGCCCCGGTGGACCCGCTGCACCTGGCCGCCCGGCTCGCGCTGCCGGACGCCGCCGACTCCCTCGGCGACGGCAGCCCCTTCCTGGGCGTGCGCCGGGTGCAGCCCGCGTACGCGCTCAGCATCTTCGCCGGCGGCCCGCAGACCGCCGCCTACGAACCCGGGGCGGGAGCCCCCGGCAGCGTCGCGGTCACCGAGGCCGCCGCCACCGGCGAGGTCACCCGCAGCCTGCTCGGAGCCGTCCGCTGCCGGGTCCGCGGCGAGCCGGACGCGCCGCCGGTGCCGGACCACCGGGTCAGCACCGACCTCTCCGGCGGCAGCGCCTCCAGCGTGCTCACCCTGCTCGCCGCCACCGTCCCGACCGTCCCCGCGCGCCCGGCCGTCGGGCCCGGGGGCGCGGGCCCCGGGTACCCGGCCAGGTACCCGTACCTGGAGCAGGAACAGGAGCAGGAGGAGGAGCAGGCCGGCGCGCCCCGGCGGCCGACCACCGAGGAGCGCTGGGGCGACCCCACCAGCTACCGCAGCGTCCACCACGGCCCGCCCGGTCCGGGCGGGGAGCCGCGCACCACCGGCGCCGTGCGCGGCTCCTGGGCCCGCCCCGGCGGACCGCCCGCCGCCCCGGCCGACCGGCTGCTGCTGGTCGTCACCTACACCGACACCCACGAGGCGACGGAGGAGCCGCCCGCCCCCTCCCGCACCGCCGAACTGGTCCGCGCCCAGGCCCTCGCCTCCGGCCATCCCCGACTGCGGCACCTGGTCGTCCCCGGCGGACCCGAGGCACTGCCCTACGCCGACCTGCTGGACGGCCCGCTCGCCGGCCCGCTCACCGACGAGCCGGGGTCCGCGCTGGTCGCGGCGCTGCGCCAGCGCCACCGGTTCGCCGACGCCGGCACCGACCACCTCAGCGGCCACGGCGGACGCCAGGTGCTGGACGGCAACCCGGCCCGGCTGGCCGACCTGCTGCTGGAACGCAACCGGATGCCGCTGATGCGTCCGGTCGCCGCGCTCGCCCGCGCGGACAGCCTCGGCCACCCGGTGCACGGGACCCTGGGCACCCCGGTCGCGGTGCTGCGCGCCGCCCGCCGACTCGCCCGCACCTCCTACGCCGAGGGGCTGGAGGACGCGGCGGTCGCGCTGATGGCCCGCCGCGCCTCCGAGCCGGACAGCGCCGGCGGGGCCTCCGTGGACGCCCTCGCCTGGTGCACGCCGGGCCCCGCCGCCCGCTGGCTGAGCGACGACGCGCTGGCGGCGGTCGCGGTCCGGCTGCGGCTGGCCGCCCGGCGGGCCGCCCCGGACGAGCGGCCCGGCGCGCGCCGGGCCCGGCAGGCGATGCACCGGCACGCCGCCGAGTTCCGGGTGCTCACCCAGATAGTCGAGGAGGCGCACGGCCAGCGGCTGCACGCCCCCTTCCTGGACAACCAGGTCGTCCGCGCCTGCCGACTCGTCCCCGACTCGGTCCGGGTCCAGCCGGGCGCCCGGCACGCGATCCTCCGGTCGGTACTGACCGGCGTCGGCATCGACCGGGTCCCGGACGGCTGGGGCAACGGCGTGCCGCCCGACCCGTACGCCGCCGTCGAGACCGTCCGCGCCGGGCTGCGCCGCTCGGCCGGCGCGCTGGACCGGATCTTCGCCGCGCCGCTGCTGGCCGAGCTCGGCCTGCTCCAGCCGGACGTCTTCCGCGCCGCACTGCACCGCGCCTGCGGCGGCGGGGCGGTCCCGCTCGACGGGCTCGCCGACATCGTCGCCACCGAGCTGTGGCTCCGCCGGCTGCACGCCCGGCAGGGCTCCTGCTGGACCGGCATGCCGTTGCGGGAACGGCTCGCCCTGGTCGCCCGGCCGGCGCCGGGGCACACCGCACCGGGCCAGGCGGTGCCGGCGGAGGGTGCCGACCACGGCTCCCAGACGTCCCACAGCCCCCTGGGTCACACCGTGTACGGCGCCGGCAGCGCCCCCG